DNA from Bdellovibrionota bacterium:
ACCTCGCTCGTCCGTTTGTTTGAAGCGGGAGTTTCCGGCGCGGCGGCGAAGGTCACCTCTCCCGCCGCCCAGAAAATGGAGGCGATGAAAACGCCCAAAAAATAACCGAACCGAAACACGCCGGGATCATATCAACAATGCCGCTTTTTGCGAACCGCGGGCAACTCTCGGAATACTTACCGGGGAACGATTGAATAAGTGGATGTGTCTTACGTGTTCTCTTGGAGGGTCTGTTCCAAACGTTGAGCAAATGAATTCGGGTCGATCGCGGGGTACTTGTGAAGATTGGGTTCAATCTTTCCGAACAATGCTCGTAACGTCTTCGATTCAACCAGACCTTTCGTGAACATCATTCGAACATCCGTGCGGTCTTGATCGTGGCCGCGTTCAATCTTGGAAAGAGCCTGTGAATAAAAGTCGTAATGATAAAAGGACAGCTTGCCTTCCTTGCCGATATAGACACATCGTCCCTCCCAGCCCGGGAGCTCCGGGATGAAATGGGCGGGAGATGCGAGCTCGACGTTGACCTTGAATTCCTCCTTCGAATCGCTAAGGGCCCTTAGGAGTTGGTCGGATTCGGGAATGACAGTCAGATCCAGGTCGACCGTACTGGCCCGCCAGCCATGGAGCACGGCAGTGACTCCTCCCGTGAAGTACACTCTCCCGACTTTGGCCGATTTGAGCCCGAGATAGCGCATGAAAGCCCGGATTCGGTCTTCGGTGACTAACGGGCGCATTCGAGAGCCCGTTCAAAACTGATTAAGCGCCGCAAGAGGGCGTTGTAACGAGAATGCGCGTCGTTCCCATGCTCTTTAGCCAAGAGTTCGTAC
Protein-coding regions in this window:
- a CDS encoding DUF6036 family nucleotidyltransferase: MRPLVTEDRIRAFMRYLGLKSAKVGRVYFTGGVTAVLHGWRASTVDLDLTVIPESDQLLRALSDSKEEFKVNVELASPAHFIPELPGWEGRCVYIGKEGKLSFYHYDFYSQALSKIERGHDQDRTDVRMMFTKGLVESKTLRALFGKIEPNLHKYPAIDPNSFAQRLEQTLQENT